In Chitinophaga sp. HK235, a single window of DNA contains:
- the gldE gene encoding gliding motility-associated protein GldE: MLQVNAPIAAPNMVVFLLVIFVLLLLTFIVSGAEVAFFSLNYKDLNVLKTRQNTSGKLITKLLEKPKSLLASLQIAGILLMIAFIMITNYLITQMEDLQTLPVVSFVVRIAFICLVLLFFGQILPRVWAAQNNIRFATYFAWFVSLIHATLEPVSDFFVSISGSIEARLFHRGAGPVNYHEIDEAIEMSVDPTASQEEKNILKGILKFGNITVKQIMRGRLDVNGIEYDSTFDEVVKHVADLHYSRLPVYKGNLDSIVGVIHTKDLLQHLDKGNKFDWHEVMRQPFFVHGHKLIEDLLSEFQSRRMHFAVVVDEFGGTSGIVTLEDIMEEVIGDIKDEFDEEEFNYSKLDNFTYVFEGKTMLNDVCRIMNTPPETFETVKGESDSLGGLILELAGKFPEENSVINYSNYDFTVLEVTKMRIQKVQVTIRPDASAEA, from the coding sequence TTGTTACAAGTAAATGCACCTATTGCTGCACCTAATATGGTTGTGTTTTTACTTGTCATTTTTGTATTACTGCTGCTTACCTTTATCGTTTCAGGCGCAGAAGTAGCCTTCTTTTCCTTGAACTACAAGGACCTGAATGTGCTCAAAACACGGCAGAACACCTCCGGCAAGCTCATCACCAAACTGCTGGAAAAGCCCAAATCACTCCTCGCCTCCCTGCAGATAGCGGGCATCCTACTCATGATTGCATTTATCATGATTACCAACTATCTGATCACCCAGATGGAAGACCTGCAGACCCTGCCGGTAGTTTCCTTTGTGGTGCGCATTGCCTTCATCTGCCTCGTATTGCTGTTCTTCGGCCAGATACTCCCCCGGGTATGGGCCGCACAGAACAATATCCGTTTCGCCACTTACTTCGCATGGTTCGTCAGCCTGATTCACGCTACGCTGGAGCCTGTCAGCGACTTCTTCGTAAGCATCAGTGGCAGCATTGAAGCGCGCCTGTTCCACCGCGGAGCCGGCCCGGTCAACTACCACGAAATTGACGAAGCCATCGAAATGAGCGTAGATCCTACCGCCTCCCAGGAAGAAAAAAACATCCTGAAAGGCATCCTCAAATTTGGCAATATCACTGTCAAACAAATCATGCGCGGACGCCTCGACGTAAACGGCATCGAATATGACAGCACCTTCGATGAAGTAGTGAAACATGTGGCCGACCTCCACTACTCCAGGCTGCCGGTTTATAAAGGCAACCTCGACAGCATCGTAGGCGTTATCCACACCAAAGATCTGCTCCAGCACCTTGATAAAGGCAACAAATTCGACTGGCACGAAGTCATGCGCCAGCCTTTCTTTGTACACGGCCATAAACTGATCGAAGACCTGCTCTCAGAATTCCAGAGCAGACGCATGCACTTTGCCGTGGTAGTCGACGAATTTGGCGGCACCTCCGGTATCGTGACCCTCGAAGATATCATGGAAGAAGTCATCGGAGACATCAAAGACGAATTTGATGAAGAGGAATTCAACTACAGCAAGTTGGACAACTTCACCTACGTTTTTGAAGGGAAAACCATGCTTAACGACGTTTGCCGTATCATGAACACACCACCGGAAACATTTGAGACGGTAAAAGGAGAAAGCGACTCCCTCGGCGGCCTCATCCTCGAACTCGCCGGAAAATTTCCTGAAGAAAACAGCGTTATCAATTACAGCAACTATGATTTTACTGTACTGGAAGTCACCAAAATGCGCATCCAGAAAGTACAGGTAACCATCCGGCCGGATGCTTCCGCAGAAGCCTAG
- a CDS encoding DUF3109 family protein, which produces MSGHQKTNYPMIIIDDKYISDEIVEEQFVCNLSACKGACCVAGDCGAPLDKAETKTLKKIYPQIKSYLRPEGIEEIERTGTNTTDKEYGYVTPIVNNGICAYANVDANGIVGCGIEKAYNDGIIDFKKPVSCHLYPIRITKYESFEAVNYDRWDICKPACKNGKALKVPVYRFLKEAIIRKYGTEFYEVLDKIATKKY; this is translated from the coding sequence TTGTCTGGCCATCAAAAGACCAATTACCCGATGATCATCATTGACGATAAATACATTAGTGACGAAATAGTTGAGGAGCAGTTTGTATGCAATCTGTCTGCCTGTAAAGGTGCCTGCTGCGTAGCCGGCGACTGCGGCGCGCCGCTGGATAAAGCCGAAACCAAGACCCTGAAAAAAATATATCCGCAGATTAAATCCTATCTCCGCCCTGAAGGCATTGAAGAGATAGAACGTACCGGCACCAACACTACCGACAAAGAATACGGATATGTAACACCGATTGTCAACAATGGCATCTGTGCCTATGCAAATGTAGATGCCAACGGCATCGTGGGCTGCGGCATAGAAAAAGCTTACAACGACGGCATAATCGATTTTAAAAAACCCGTCTCCTGCCATCTGTATCCTATACGTATTACCAAATACGAATCGTTTGAAGCGGTTAATTACGACCGCTGGGATATATGCAAACCTGCCTGCAAAAATGGTAAAGCACTGAAAGTGCCTGTGTACCGCTTTCTGAAAGAAGCTATCATCAGAAAATACGGCACGGAATTTTATGAAGTACTGGATAAAATTGCTACCAAAAAGTATTGA
- a CDS encoding LutB/LldF family L-lactate oxidation iron-sulfur protein, with translation MHQTASSFLEASEKKALDLGHRQTINFNIGKYNTAVKAGKQQFADLAIARERAKNIKWRAIEHLDNHLEEFEMNFTKRGGKVIWAETAEQVQQEILAICQAKQCKSIVKSKSMATEEVHLNDFLAQHNIECVETDLGEYIQQLDGEPPYHIVTPAMHKSKEDVARLFAEKLGTAPDLTPEQLTLVAREKLRQKYLEAEIGITGANFIIADTGSVAVTENEGNARLSTAFPKTHIVLVGIEKVLPSVADLALFWPLLATYGTGQKVTAYNSIFSGPRQEGEIDGPEEMYVILMDNGRTNILKDTSARESLYCIRCGSCLNACPVYKNIGGHSYATTYSGPIGSVITPHLKGMDNYVHLSFASSLCGNCTEVCPVRINLHELLLHNRQKAVEENHTSGGEKFAWFAWKQGCTSRKMMNMASGKMKNFLLRKFFAKSWGDNRELPVFAAKSFNQLWKERKG, from the coding sequence ATGCATCAAACAGCCTCCTCTTTTCTCGAAGCGAGTGAAAAAAAAGCGTTAGACCTTGGTCACCGCCAGACGATCAACTTCAACATAGGAAAATATAATACTGCTGTGAAGGCCGGTAAACAACAGTTTGCCGATCTCGCCATAGCACGTGAAAGAGCCAAGAATATCAAGTGGAGGGCGATCGAACATCTCGACAACCACCTCGAAGAGTTTGAGATGAACTTCACCAAACGTGGCGGGAAAGTTATCTGGGCCGAAACAGCCGAACAGGTGCAACAGGAAATCCTCGCCATCTGTCAGGCCAAACAATGCAAAAGCATCGTCAAAAGTAAGTCCATGGCCACCGAAGAAGTACATCTGAACGACTTCCTGGCGCAGCACAACATCGAATGCGTAGAAACGGACCTGGGTGAATATATACAGCAACTCGACGGAGAACCGCCCTACCATATTGTAACACCCGCCATGCATAAAAGCAAGGAAGATGTGGCCCGGCTCTTTGCTGAAAAACTAGGTACCGCACCTGACCTTACTCCCGAACAGCTCACGCTCGTGGCCCGGGAAAAATTAAGACAAAAATACCTGGAAGCAGAAATAGGCATCACCGGTGCCAACTTCATCATCGCAGATACCGGCTCTGTAGCGGTTACCGAGAATGAAGGTAATGCCCGCCTCAGCACTGCTTTTCCTAAAACACATATTGTACTGGTAGGCATCGAAAAGGTATTGCCTTCTGTGGCTGATCTGGCCCTCTTCTGGCCACTGCTGGCCACCTACGGCACCGGACAGAAAGTGACCGCCTACAACTCTATCTTCAGCGGCCCTCGCCAGGAAGGAGAAATCGATGGCCCGGAAGAAATGTATGTGATCCTGATGGACAACGGCCGGACCAATATCCTGAAAGACACCAGCGCCCGTGAAAGCCTTTACTGCATCCGTTGCGGCTCCTGCCTCAACGCCTGCCCCGTATATAAAAATATTGGCGGCCACAGTTACGCCACTACCTACAGCGGCCCTATCGGCTCTGTCATCACTCCTCACCTGAAAGGGATGGACAACTACGTGCACCTTAGCTTTGCCTCTTCTCTCTGCGGCAACTGTACAGAAGTATGTCCGGTGCGAATCAATCTGCATGAGCTGTTGCTCCATAACAGACAAAAGGCCGTAGAAGAAAATCATACTTCCGGCGGGGAAAAATTTGCCTGGTTTGCATGGAAACAGGGCTGTACCAGCCGTAAGATGATGAACATGGCCAGTGGTAAAATGAAGAATTTCCTGTTGCGTAAGTTTTTTGCTAAAAGCTGGGGAGACAACAGAGAGCTGCCGGTATTTGCCGCCAAGTCTTTCAATCAGCTGTGGAAAGAACGAAAAGGTTAA
- a CDS encoding energy transducer TonB, whose translation MPDKDAHNKPNVSAELIRQYLAGELNDKAMHDLERQALDDPFLADALEGYTLHNPDQQVHQDELMARLADRVAPRKTVVRPMYTRWAAAAAILLLLFTGGWFLFHEQHRKVTEVSIAQADITKQETPVAPSAVPAPAAAPAVGITEKAADKKEGYVRQRTAPATIQAEIAAPAADVTARDDKQVTKAAEEKTLKREPVLMLKKAAPAEGALLAASPAMAPPPAAEAAKSDGHMFDKASREDSQRMSNAYAGNYAVSEAVQGKTPGVAVMSKRGARIQMPYDTLPAPVIGRIAYQQYLQNHTINPENKFDGVVTLTFTVMPDSTLHEITVVKSLNAACDAEAIRVVKEGPAWKPASDGKPARVTLEVIFKVKAD comes from the coding sequence ATGCCTGACAAGGACGCACATAACAAGCCCAACGTAAGCGCCGAGCTAATCCGCCAGTACCTGGCCGGAGAGCTGAATGACAAGGCCATGCACGACCTGGAACGCCAGGCGCTGGATGACCCGTTCCTGGCGGACGCACTGGAAGGTTATACCCTGCACAACCCTGACCAGCAAGTTCATCAGGATGAACTGATGGCCCGTTTGGCCGATCGGGTAGCGCCGCGCAAAACAGTGGTCCGGCCAATGTATACCCGTTGGGCAGCCGCTGCGGCTATTTTGTTGCTGTTATTTACCGGAGGCTGGTTCCTGTTCCACGAACAGCACCGGAAAGTAACTGAAGTATCCATTGCCCAGGCAGATATAACCAAACAGGAAACACCTGTTGCTCCTTCTGCTGTACCGGCGCCTGCCGCCGCACCTGCAGTAGGTATAACAGAAAAGGCCGCCGATAAAAAAGAAGGATATGTGCGGCAGCGTACCGCACCTGCCACCATTCAGGCTGAAATAGCTGCACCTGCAGCAGATGTAACAGCCCGTGATGATAAACAGGTAACTAAAGCTGCAGAAGAGAAAACGTTAAAACGGGAGCCTGTGCTGATGCTTAAAAAGGCAGCTCCGGCTGAAGGGGCGTTACTGGCTGCCAGCCCTGCCATGGCACCTCCGCCGGCAGCTGAGGCGGCGAAGAGCGATGGACATATGTTTGACAAAGCCTCCAGAGAAGACAGTCAGCGAATGAGCAATGCATATGCGGGTAACTATGCGGTATCTGAAGCTGTACAGGGAAAAACCCCTGGAGTAGCTGTGATGTCTAAAAGAGGAGCCCGCATTCAAATGCCTTATGATACACTCCCTGCACCGGTTATAGGCCGTATCGCTTATCAACAGTATCTGCAAAACCATACCATCAACCCGGAGAATAAGTTTGACGGAGTGGTCACACTCACTTTTACCGTAATGCCTGATAGTACATTACATGAGATTACAGTAGTCAAAAGCCTGAATGCTGCCTGCGATGCAGAAGCAATCCGGGTGGTGAAGGAAGGGCCGGCATGGAAGCCAGCATCAGATGGAAAACCTGCCAGGGTTACACTGGAGGTGATATTTAAAGTGAAAGCGGATTAA
- a CDS encoding RNA polymerase sigma factor: protein MMRETADSDLIREYKTSGNLELLAALYQRYMNLVYGVCLQYFDEEGSKDAVMQIFEDLIGKLKQHEVQNFKSWLHVLARNHCLMKIRAMKNKESMQVTIEDDSPLMENGELAHHDGEVTLEDNLQTMEKCLETLPEEQKRSVNLFYLKEKSYREVSVITGYDLNKVKSYIQNGKRNLKICMEQQHA from the coding sequence ATGATGCGGGAAACCGCTGACTCAGATCTGATCCGGGAGTATAAAACTTCCGGCAATCTGGAGTTACTGGCTGCCCTGTACCAGCGTTATATGAACCTGGTGTATGGGGTATGTCTGCAGTATTTTGATGAAGAAGGCAGCAAAGACGCTGTGATGCAGATCTTTGAGGACCTGATCGGCAAGCTGAAGCAGCATGAAGTGCAGAACTTCAAAAGCTGGCTGCATGTGCTGGCCAGAAATCATTGCCTGATGAAGATCCGGGCCATGAAAAACAAGGAGTCTATGCAGGTGACCATTGAAGATGATTCGCCGCTTATGGAAAACGGAGAATTGGCGCATCATGACGGTGAAGTCACGCTGGAAGACAACCTCCAGACTATGGAAAAATGTCTGGAAACCTTGCCGGAAGAGCAAAAGCGCAGTGTAAACCTGTTTTACCTGAAAGAAAAAAGCTACCGCGAGGTGTCTGTCATCACCGGATATGACCTGAATAAGGTGAAGAGTTATATCCAGAACGGAAAACGTAACCTTAAAATTTGTATGGAGCAACAACATGCCTGA
- the purH gene encoding bifunctional phosphoribosylaminoimidazolecarboxamide formyltransferase/IMP cyclohydrolase, with protein sequence MQKQIKSALISVFYKDNLENIVKKLGEQGVTIYSTGGTQKFIEEQGVKCVAVEDLTAYPSILGGRVKTLHPKVFGGILARRENPQDLEQLKQYEIPEIDLVIVDLYPFEETVKSTTEEQAIIEKIDIGGVSLIRAAGKNFKDVVIVASKDQYADLEKVLTENNGATTIQDRRNFAAKAFEVCANYDVAISQYFLNNEPGDYFQVSAPQGQVNRYGENPHQRGVYYGNLNEIFNKLHGKELSFNNLVDVDAACQLIQEFTETTFAVIKHTNVCGIASRPTLKEAWDAALAGDKESAFGGVLVSNKTIDKTTAEAINEIFFEILIAPGFEAEALTVLQAKKNRILLEQKQPVSSKYMFKNVLNGVLLQDGDNGNYKEWNDVGAHAATAEQKSDLEFANIVCKHLKSNAIALVKNKQLIGKGCGQTSRIDALRHAIEKAGQFSFDLKGAVMASDAFFPFDDCVRIAHEQGINAVIQPGGSVRDNDSVEFCKQHDMVMVMTGMRHFRH encoded by the coding sequence ATGCAAAAGCAAATTAAATCAGCGCTGATCTCCGTTTTCTATAAAGATAACCTGGAGAACATTGTAAAAAAGTTAGGTGAACAAGGTGTGACCATCTATTCTACCGGTGGTACACAAAAATTTATTGAGGAGCAGGGCGTAAAGTGTGTGGCAGTAGAAGATCTGACAGCTTATCCTTCTATTCTGGGTGGCCGTGTGAAAACACTGCATCCTAAAGTATTTGGTGGTATCCTGGCCCGTCGCGAAAATCCGCAGGACCTGGAACAGCTGAAACAATACGAGATCCCGGAAATAGACCTGGTGATCGTAGACCTGTATCCTTTCGAAGAAACCGTAAAGAGTACAACAGAAGAGCAGGCGATCATTGAGAAGATAGACATAGGCGGTGTTTCCCTGATTCGTGCTGCAGGCAAAAATTTCAAAGACGTAGTGATCGTTGCCTCCAAAGACCAGTATGCTGACCTCGAAAAGGTGCTGACTGAAAACAATGGCGCTACGACTATCCAGGACCGCAGAAACTTCGCTGCTAAAGCATTTGAAGTATGTGCCAACTACGATGTGGCCATCTCTCAGTATTTCCTGAACAACGAGCCCGGTGATTATTTCCAGGTGTCTGCTCCGCAGGGACAAGTGAACCGTTACGGTGAAAACCCTCACCAGCGCGGTGTTTACTACGGTAACCTGAATGAGATCTTTAACAAGCTGCATGGCAAGGAACTGTCTTTCAACAACCTCGTGGACGTAGATGCTGCCTGCCAGCTGATCCAGGAGTTTACCGAAACAACCTTCGCCGTAATCAAACATACCAACGTATGCGGCATCGCTTCCCGTCCTACGCTGAAAGAAGCCTGGGATGCAGCGCTGGCCGGCGATAAGGAAAGTGCTTTTGGTGGTGTGCTGGTGTCCAACAAAACCATCGATAAAACAACAGCCGAAGCCATCAACGAAATTTTCTTTGAAATACTGATTGCTCCCGGATTTGAAGCAGAAGCCCTCACTGTACTGCAAGCCAAGAAAAACCGTATCCTGCTGGAGCAGAAACAGCCCGTAAGCAGCAAATACATGTTTAAAAATGTACTGAACGGCGTGCTGCTGCAGGATGGTGACAACGGTAACTACAAAGAATGGAATGATGTAGGGGCTCACGCAGCCACAGCAGAGCAGAAATCTGACCTGGAGTTTGCCAATATTGTGTGCAAACACCTGAAATCCAACGCGATTGCGCTGGTGAAAAACAAACAGCTGATTGGTAAAGGCTGTGGTCAGACCTCCCGTATCGATGCACTCCGTCATGCTATTGAAAAAGCAGGCCAGTTCAGCTTCGACCTGAAAGGCGCGGTGATGGCTTCCGATGCCTTCTTCCCATTCGATGACTGTGTACGTATTGCTCACGAACAGGGTATCAATGCGGTGATTCAGCCGGGTGGTTCTGTTCGCGACAACGATTCAGTTGAATTCTGCAAACAGCATGATATGGTGATGGTAATGACCGGTATGCGTCACTTCCGCCACTAA